One region of Myxocyprinus asiaticus isolate MX2 ecotype Aquarium Trade chromosome 38, UBuf_Myxa_2, whole genome shotgun sequence genomic DNA includes:
- the LOC127428562 gene encoding olfactory receptor 52D1-like, whose product MDNISYPVMLTLMVPKESKSFRHIYFTCFLALYVLILSINIRLAMVIIMEKALHEPMYIFLCNMCVNGVYGATGFYPKMLSDLILDSYVITSHMCALQTYVIYSSLLCEFTILTVMSYDRYVAICRPLDYRSKLTKHTCAKLIILSWILPNCLGFPTVLLANLRPFCKYHIDKLYCDNWSVVKLSCASSFVNNIFGYVIAVTFLSFVVVIIVSYIKLTTACKTSLENRKKFWQTCFPHLFSLINFTFAMIFDFMYTRYGANDIPESLRNFLALELVVVPPVFNPLIYGLNIKAVRKRVFPSCIAPRIHVSQNSKHRAQKRCKS is encoded by the coding sequence ATGGATAACATTTCTTATCCTGTGATGCTGACGCTAATGGTGCCCAAAGAATCTAAATCATTCAGGCATATATATTTTACTTGTTTTCTTGCCTTGTACGTACTTATACTGTCAATTAATATTCGTCTTGCTATGGTCATTATAATGGAGAAAGCTCTTCATGAACCAATGTACATCTTCTTAtgcaatatgtgtgtaaatgggGTATATGGAGCCACAGGTTTCTACCCTAAAATGTTGTCTGATTTAATATTGGATTCATATGTGATCACCTCTCACATGTGTGCTCTACAAACATATGTTATCTACAGCTCTTTACTTTGTGAATTTACAATATTAACAGTGATGTCTTATGATAGATATGTAGCCATATGCAGACCTTTAGACTATCGTTCCAAATTAACTAAACACACCTGtgctaaattaattattttatcatgGATTTTACCTAACTGCTTGGGGTTTCCAACTGTCCTTCTAGCAAACTTGAGGCCATTTtgcaaatatcacattgacaaatTATACTGTGACAACTGGTCAGTTGTAAAGCTGTCTTGTGCATCATCTTTTGTTAATAATATATTTGGATATGTCATTGCTGTCACATTTTTAAGCTTTGTAGTTGTTATCATAGTGTCCTATATTAAGCTGACCACTGCATGTAAAACATCTTTAGAGAATAGAAAGAAATTCTGGCAAACATGTTTTCCACACTTATTTTCACTGATAAATTTCACTTTTGCTATGATTTTTGATTTCATGTATACTAGATATGGTGCAAATGACATTCCAGAGAGCCTACGAAATTTCTTGGCTTTAGAATTGGTTGTAGTCCCACCTGTTTTTAATCCTCTAATCTATGGATTAAATATTAAGGCAGTGCGCAAAAGAGTTTTTCCTTCATGTATTGCACCAAGAATACATGTTTCTCAAAACTCAAAGCATAGAGCTCAAAAAAGGTGTAAATCTTAA
- the LOC127428911 gene encoding olfactory receptor 5M3-like, whose amino-acid sequence MDNITNYSAFTLMEPKGSKSYRNIYFTCFLFLYVMILFLNIWLCVIIVVKRALHEPMYIFLCNLCINGVYGATGFYPKVLHDLMLDSYVIPSYMCALQAFVIYCSVMCDYCTLAVMAYDRHVAICRPLDYHSKFTCIMLLVFCWTIPLITMLIGILLSNRLVLCKNHIDKLYCDNWSIVKLSCESTVTNNIYGLICISFYFGLFVIITVSYVKLIIACKASLECRKKFWQTCVPHICSLINFTIAMLFDMMYNRYGSSDFPVDLRNFLALEIIIVPPIVNPLIYGLKLTEVRKRVLKPCSNIQKNL is encoded by the coding sequence ATGGATAATATTACCAATTATTCAGCCTTCACCCTGATGGAACCAAAAGGCTCTAAATCctatagaaatatatatttcacatgctttttaTTTCTCTATGTTATGATATTGTTTCTGAATATTTGGCTCTGTGTGATCATTGTTGTAAAGAGAGCCCTTCATGAAccaatgtatatttttttgtgcAATCTGTGTATAAATGGGGTATATGGAGCCACAGGATTCTATCCTAAAGTTCTGCATGATTTAATGTTGGATTCATATGTCATTCCTTCTTACATGTGTGCCTTACAAGCTTTTGTGATTTACTGTTCAGTTATGTGTGATTATTGTACATTAGCAGTGATGGCATATGACAGACATGTGGCCATATGTAGACCTTTAGACTATCACTCTAAATTTACTTGTATCATGTTACTTGTCTTCTGCTGGACTATACCATTAATTACTATGCTCATTGGTATTCTCTTATCAAATAGGTTGGTGTTGTGTAAAAATCATATTGATAAATTGTACTGTGACAACTGGTCAATAGTAAAGCTCTCGTGTGAATCAACTGTCACCAATAACATTTATGGActtatttgtatttcattttattttggccTTTTTGTTATCATTACTGTGTCCTATGTAAAGCTTATTATTGCATGTAAAGCATCATTAGAGTGCAGAAAGAAATTTTGGCAGACCTGTGTGCCTCATATTTGTTCATTGataaatttcactattgcaatgTTATTTGACATGATGTACAACAGATATGGCTCAAGTGATTTCCCAGTGGATCTGCGTAATTTTTTGGCTTTAGAGATAATTATAGTGCCACCTATTGTAAATCCTTTAATCTATGGCTTAAAACTCACAGAGGTCCGCAAAAGAGTCTTAAAACCATGCAGTAATATCCAGAAAAATCTTTAA
- the LOC127428561 gene encoding olfactory receptor 5M3-like: MDNITNYSAFTLMEPKGSKSYRNIYFTCFLFLYVMILFLNIWLCVIIVVKRALHEPMYIFLCNLCINGVYGATGFYPKVLHDLMLDSYVIPSYMCALQAFVIYCSVMCDYCTLAVMAYDRHVAICRPLDYHSKLNKFTCIMLLVFCWTIPLIAMLIGILLSNRLVLCKNHIDKLYCDNWSIVKLSCESTVTNNIYGLISISFYFLIFAVIIVSYIKLVIACKASLECRKKFWQTCVPHIFSLVNFSVAMLFDTLYNRYGSSDFPEDLRNFLALEIIIVPPLFNPVIYGLKLKEVRKRVLKSCINIIKVNSASAWRV; encoded by the exons ATGGATAATATTACCAATTATTCAGCCTTCACTCTGATGGAACCAAAAGGCTCTAAATCctatagaaatatatatttcacatgctttttaTTTCTCTATGTTATGATATTGTTTCTGAATATTTGGCTCTGTGTGATCATTGTTGTAAAGAGAGCCCTTCATGAAccaatgtatatttttttgtgcAATCTGTGTATAAATGGGGTATATGGAGCCACAGGATTCTATCCTAAAGTTCTGCATGATTTAATGTTGGATTCATATGTCATCCCTTCTTACATGTGTGCCTTACAAGCTTTTGTGATTTACTGTTCAGTTATGTGTGATTATTGTACATTAGCAGTGATGGCATATGACAGACATGTGGCCATATGTAGACCTTTAGACTATCACTCAAAACTGAATAAATTTACTTGTATCATGTTACTTGTCTTCTGCTGGACTATACCATTAATTGCTATGCTCATTGGTATTCTCTTATCAAATAGGTTGGTGTTGTGTAAAAATCATATTGATAAATTGTACTGTGACAACTGGTCAATAGTAAAGCTCTCGTGTGAATCAACTGTCACCAATAACATTTATGGACTTATAAGCATttcgttttattttttaatttttgctgtTATTATTGTATCCTATATAAAACTTGTCATTGCATGCAAAGCATCATTAGAGTGCAGAAAGAAATTTTGGCAGACCTGTGTGCCTCATATATTTTCATTAGTAAATTTCAGTGTTGCAATGCTTTTTGACACCTTGTACAACAGATATGGCTCAAGCGATTTCCCAGAGGATCTGCGTAATTTTTTGGCTTTAGAAATAATTATAGTGCCACCTCTTTTCAATCCTGTAATTTATGGCTTAAAACTTAAGGAGGTCCGCAAAAGAGTcttgaaatcatgcatta acATAATAAAAGTAAACAGTGCCAGcgcttggagggtttaa